One region of Jatrophihabitans cynanchi genomic DNA includes:
- a CDS encoding putative baseplate assembly protein, which yields MPLPAPELDDRKFQDIVDEAKRLIPRYCPEWTNHNVSDPGVALIELFAWMSEMVLYRINQVPERLYVHFLNMVGVEPFPPSVARADLTFWLSTVLETPVVVPAGTQVMTTAGASGAAEPVVFTTSADLVIAPPKLMSAMTTTAHGDRATDVWDGVRFDVLGVPCFASPTITAGDAFYLGFAESLSGTAIRLTFAAEAEGIGVDPRNPPLVWEVWNGEAWLTAQVTEDTTGGLNRAGSIVLLIPVEHELLSVGNTAAYWVRVRLVDPHPGQPTYQVSPRVRAITAETLGGTVSAEHAENIPTEVIGRSDGRPAQAFTVSHTPVLPRRLGENVVVTDTDGAVEWTEVEDFTRSGADDTHYVWESGSGTIRFGPRVRYPDGTVRQHGRIPRDGAQLSVTGYRYGGGARGNVGARTLTVMRSTVPFVRSAVNLLPATGGVDAETVGEARVRGPLTLRTGQRAVTAGDYERLTLESSIEVARARCLSAQRGDGSVRLLVVPQVRGDATRHTIDDFAIPVPLMRTVTEHLDAHRLVGTAIEVGTPYYQGISAVALIHAGPGRPATLVRQRAMDALARFINPLSGGPDGTGWPFDVDINAAVVTQLLESVEGVERVDELLLFEYDLRTRQRLGTAKDVIRLDQHSLFLSASHQVVVR from the coding sequence ATGCCGTTGCCCGCCCCCGAACTCGACGACCGCAAGTTCCAGGACATCGTCGACGAGGCCAAGCGCCTGATCCCGCGCTACTGCCCCGAGTGGACGAACCATAACGTCTCCGATCCCGGTGTCGCGCTCATCGAACTGTTCGCCTGGATGAGCGAGATGGTGCTGTACCGGATCAACCAGGTCCCCGAACGCCTCTACGTGCACTTCCTGAACATGGTCGGTGTCGAGCCGTTCCCGCCGTCGGTCGCGCGCGCCGACCTCACGTTCTGGCTCTCGACGGTGCTCGAGACGCCGGTCGTCGTGCCGGCCGGCACTCAGGTGATGACCACGGCCGGGGCCAGTGGCGCGGCCGAGCCGGTCGTGTTCACCACGTCCGCCGACCTGGTGATCGCGCCGCCGAAGCTGATGTCGGCCATGACCACCACCGCGCACGGCGACCGCGCGACCGACGTGTGGGACGGCGTGCGCTTCGACGTCCTCGGCGTGCCCTGCTTCGCCTCGCCGACGATCACCGCGGGCGACGCGTTCTACCTGGGTTTCGCCGAGAGCCTGTCCGGCACCGCGATCCGGCTCACGTTCGCCGCGGAGGCCGAGGGGATCGGTGTCGACCCGCGCAACCCGCCGCTGGTGTGGGAGGTCTGGAACGGTGAGGCGTGGCTGACCGCGCAGGTCACCGAGGACACCACCGGTGGCCTGAACCGCGCGGGCAGCATCGTGCTGTTGATCCCGGTCGAGCACGAACTGCTGTCGGTCGGAAACACCGCCGCGTACTGGGTGCGGGTGCGCCTGGTCGATCCGCATCCGGGGCAGCCCACCTACCAGGTCTCGCCGCGGGTCCGTGCGATCACCGCCGAGACGCTCGGCGGGACGGTGAGCGCGGAGCACGCCGAGAACATCCCGACCGAGGTGATCGGGCGCAGCGACGGCCGGCCCGCGCAGGCCTTCACCGTCTCGCACACGCCGGTACTGCCGCGTCGCCTGGGCGAGAACGTCGTGGTGACCGATACCGACGGAGCCGTCGAGTGGACCGAGGTCGAGGACTTCACCCGATCCGGTGCCGACGACACGCACTACGTGTGGGAGAGCGGCAGCGGGACGATCCGCTTCGGCCCGCGCGTCCGCTACCCGGACGGCACGGTACGGCAGCACGGACGCATCCCGCGCGACGGCGCCCAGCTCAGCGTGACCGGCTACCGCTACGGCGGTGGCGCGCGGGGGAACGTCGGCGCGCGCACCCTGACCGTCATGCGCTCGACGGTGCCGTTCGTGCGCAGCGCGGTGAACCTGCTGCCCGCCACCGGCGGGGTCGACGCCGAGACGGTGGGCGAGGCGCGGGTGCGCGGCCCGCTCACGCTGCGCACCGGCCAGCGTGCCGTCACCGCGGGCGACTACGAGCGGCTCACCCTGGAGTCCTCGATCGAGGTCGCCCGGGCCCGCTGCCTGTCGGCGCAGCGCGGCGACGGATCGGTGCGCCTGCTGGTCGTCCCGCAGGTGCGCGGCGACGCGACCCGGCACACGATCGACGACTTCGCCATCCCGGTGCCGCTGATGCGCACCGTCACCGAACACCTCGACGCGCACCGCCTGGTCGGCACGGCCATCGAGGTGGGCACCCCGTACTACCAGGGCATCTCCGCCGTGGCGCTGATCCACGCCGGGCCGGGCCGGCCGGCGACCCTGGTACGCCAGCGCGCGATGGACGCGCTCGCCCGGTTCATCAATCCGCTCTCCGGCGGCCCGGACGGCACCGGCTGGCCCTTCGACGTGGACATCAACGCGGCGGTGGTGACCCAGCTCCTGGAGAGTGTGGAGGGCGTCGAGCGGGTCGACGAGCTGCTGCTGTTCGAGTACGACCTGCGCACCCGGCAACGCCTCGGCACGGCCAAGGACGTGATCCGGCTCGACCAGCACTCGCTGTTCCTGTCCGCGTCCCACCAGGTTGTCGTGCGATGA
- a CDS encoding GPW/gp25 family protein: protein MADNLPIRPEEPTRYDATFVGRGFSWPMEVDHTGSIRLTDTVEDIDRSMRIVLMTAPGERVMRPRFGCDIWDLLFEPVTPNLLGLIASAVYEALGQWEPRVQVDEVVPVPDVDDGGLVRVTVTYHVKATNDRRNLVFPFYVIPHETE, encoded by the coding sequence ATGGCCGACAACCTGCCGATCCGTCCGGAGGAGCCGACCCGCTACGACGCGACCTTCGTCGGGCGCGGCTTCAGCTGGCCGATGGAGGTCGACCACACCGGCTCGATCCGGCTCACCGACACCGTCGAGGACATCGACCGGTCGATGCGCATCGTGCTGATGACCGCTCCCGGCGAGCGGGTCATGCGGCCGCGTTTCGGCTGTGACATCTGGGACCTGCTGTTCGAGCCGGTCACGCCCAACCTGCTCGGCCTGATCGCCTCGGCCGTCTACGAAGCGCTCGGGCAGTGGGAGCCGCGGGTGCAGGTGGACGAGGTCGTCCCGGTGCCGGACGTCGATGACGGCGGGCTGGTGCGGGTCACGGTGACCTATCACGTCAAGGCGACCAACGACCGGCGCAACCTGGTCTTCCCGTTCTACGTCATCCCCCACGAGACCGAGTAG
- a CDS encoding phage baseplate assembly protein V encodes MTTAIGAIAPVIKREGAELEATALAKLVHLRVERSAGLTGRATMRFVDNGYTLSAGDIFALGKKIDITVPDGGSLLSGTVTGINLEQSSRGAPELVVVVDDAGYKLARGTQVTTYLNGTYDDVVRKIAGRHGMRADVKATGVTAEYVLQAGTDLAFLDMITERLGYVWFVDDGPTLVVKPFSAGAPAATLTLGEDLQQFSVRASGLRPTEVKVHGWNPDVQDDLVDQNPSPRASAVPELVKAYAGNGPTNSLTAASTAVADARPLTNAEAKTLATAYYEEWSAAAVVARGTADVSGALKPGATVQVKDAGPASGKYVLTSVEHIYDSTGFTTRFVSGPRRPSGLVDTLGAPAPDPGFAVSGLIIAIVTDCTDPDSAGRVKVRYTGIGNRVESPWARVVTLGAGPARGAVFSPEVNDEVLVGFEHGDTRRPVVLGGLYSKKNTLPTGEKFVDGGNVKYRRITSRKNHILELADGDDPASQHLLLQLGTAQHKLRLGADRFDIEVAQGKPITIKAGEAKFDISASGDVTIEGTNISIKAKGNLDLEGVKTTAKGTGQAIVQGAQVQVKADGVGSVEASGPLTLKGAVVAIN; translated from the coding sequence ATGACCACGGCGATCGGTGCCATCGCTCCGGTGATCAAGCGCGAAGGCGCCGAGCTGGAAGCCACTGCGCTTGCCAAACTGGTGCATCTGCGGGTGGAGCGCTCCGCCGGACTCACCGGGCGGGCGACGATGCGATTCGTCGACAACGGCTACACCCTGTCGGCAGGGGACATCTTCGCGCTCGGGAAGAAGATCGACATCACGGTGCCGGACGGCGGGTCGCTGCTGTCCGGAACGGTGACTGGCATCAACCTGGAGCAGAGTTCGCGCGGTGCGCCGGAGCTGGTGGTCGTGGTCGACGACGCCGGTTACAAGCTCGCGCGCGGCACGCAGGTCACGACGTACCTCAACGGCACCTACGACGACGTGGTGCGCAAGATCGCCGGACGCCACGGGATGCGGGCCGACGTCAAGGCGACCGGTGTCACCGCGGAGTACGTGCTGCAGGCGGGAACCGATCTCGCCTTCCTGGACATGATCACCGAGCGGCTCGGCTACGTGTGGTTCGTCGACGACGGCCCCACGCTGGTGGTCAAGCCGTTCTCGGCCGGCGCGCCGGCGGCGACGCTCACCCTTGGCGAGGACCTGCAGCAGTTCTCGGTCCGCGCCTCGGGGCTGCGGCCCACCGAGGTCAAGGTGCACGGCTGGAACCCGGACGTCCAGGACGATCTGGTAGACCAGAACCCCTCGCCGAGGGCGAGCGCAGTGCCGGAGTTGGTGAAGGCGTACGCCGGGAACGGCCCGACGAATTCGCTCACCGCCGCGTCGACCGCCGTCGCTGACGCCCGGCCGCTCACCAACGCCGAGGCCAAGACGCTCGCCACCGCGTACTACGAGGAGTGGTCGGCTGCGGCGGTGGTCGCGCGCGGCACGGCCGACGTCTCCGGTGCACTCAAGCCGGGGGCCACCGTGCAGGTGAAGGACGCCGGGCCCGCGTCCGGCAAGTACGTCCTCACCTCGGTGGAGCACATCTACGACAGCACCGGCTTCACCACCCGGTTCGTGTCCGGGCCGCGCCGTCCGTCCGGGCTCGTCGACACGCTCGGAGCGCCCGCGCCAGACCCCGGATTCGCGGTCAGCGGCCTGATCATCGCCATCGTGACCGACTGCACCGACCCGGACTCGGCCGGCCGCGTCAAGGTGCGCTACACCGGCATCGGCAACCGGGTGGAGAGCCCGTGGGCGCGCGTGGTGACCCTCGGCGCCGGACCGGCCCGTGGTGCGGTGTTCAGCCCGGAGGTGAACGACGAGGTCCTGGTCGGCTTCGAGCACGGTGACACCCGCCGTCCGGTCGTCCTCGGTGGGCTGTACAGCAAGAAGAACACGCTGCCGACGGGGGAGAAGTTCGTCGACGGCGGGAACGTGAAGTACCGGCGGATCACGTCGCGCAAGAACCACATCCTCGAACTCGCCGACGGCGACGACCCCGCGTCGCAGCACCTGCTGCTCCAGCTCGGCACCGCTCAGCACAAGCTGCGGCTCGGCGCCGACCGCTTCGACATCGAGGTGGCGCAGGGCAAGCCGATCACCATCAAGGCGGGTGAGGCCAAGTTCGACATCAGCGCGAGCGGCGATGTCACCATCGAGGGCACCAACATCTCGATCAAGGCGAAGGGCAACCTCGACCTGGAGGGCGTCAAGACCACCGCGAAGGGCACTGGGCAGGCGATCGTGCAGGGCGCCCAGGTCCAGGTCAAGGCCGACGGCGTGGGCAGCGTCGAGGCCAGCGGCCCGTTGACGCTCAAGGGTGCAGTGGTGGCGATCAACTGA
- a CDS encoding CIS tube protein, translated as MAELEKAFLTFEGKNRKKLPFLFNPESITLSRSNEWTSTPMPGRAVTTAIFGGQQSGSMSFELIFDTTDTGGPVTKYTSELLLGMEIDPDLPGSDESTNNGRPPMVVLHWGQLSSFPAVIKSANVTFDYFSPSGVPLRARVKVDLMQYTASNAFTRQNPTSGTPRPHRVHRVQRGETLDRISAKYYGDSTRWRLLADANGIEDPLGIRPGSLITVPQLGSG; from the coding sequence ATGGCTGAACTCGAGAAGGCCTTCCTGACGTTCGAGGGCAAGAACCGCAAGAAGCTGCCGTTCCTGTTCAATCCCGAGTCGATCACGCTGTCGCGCAGCAACGAATGGACCAGCACGCCGATGCCGGGCCGCGCTGTCACGACGGCGATCTTCGGTGGGCAGCAGTCCGGGTCGATGAGCTTCGAGCTGATCTTCGACACGACCGACACCGGTGGCCCGGTCACCAAGTACACCAGCGAGCTGTTGCTCGGCATGGAGATCGATCCGGACCTGCCCGGCTCGGACGAGAGCACGAACAACGGCCGGCCACCGATGGTCGTGCTGCATTGGGGCCAGCTGTCCTCGTTCCCCGCGGTGATCAAGAGCGCCAACGTCACGTTCGACTACTTCTCGCCCAGCGGCGTTCCGCTGCGGGCCCGGGTCAAGGTCGATCTGATGCAGTACACGGCCTCGAACGCGTTCACCCGGCAGAACCCGACGTCCGGGACGCCGCGTCCGCACCGGGTGCACCGGGTACAGCGTGGCGAGACGCTGGACCGCATCAGCGCCAAGTACTACGGCGACTCGACCCGGTGGCGGCTGCTGGCCGACGCCAACGGCATCGAGGACCCGCTGGGCATCCGGCCGGGCTCGTTGATCACCGTCCCGCAGCTGGGTTCGGGATGA
- a CDS encoding phage tail protein, with product MVSSLDHLGGDPAIASRFLFEVDGVEIGIFKEVRGLEVTVGTEEIKEGGQNGYVHKIPARMTWPNIVFRRGLTQSDALFDWMSKSSGEGFAGNGNKLSRSTGAITAITHTGARLRSWQLQAVFPVRWKGPEFSIDKKEALEEELEIAHHGFKSKTFSAP from the coding sequence ATGGTCAGTAGTCTCGATCACCTCGGTGGCGACCCGGCGATCGCGAGCCGCTTCCTGTTCGAGGTGGACGGCGTCGAGATCGGCATCTTCAAGGAGGTGCGCGGCCTGGAGGTGACGGTCGGGACCGAGGAGATCAAAGAGGGCGGCCAGAACGGCTACGTCCACAAGATCCCGGCGCGGATGACCTGGCCCAACATCGTGTTCCGCCGCGGCCTGACCCAGAGCGACGCGCTGTTCGACTGGATGTCCAAGTCCTCGGGCGAAGGATTCGCCGGTAACGGCAACAAGCTCAGCCGCTCGACCGGCGCGATCACCGCGATCACGCACACCGGGGCCCGGCTGCGCTCGTGGCAGCTGCAGGCCGTGTTCCCGGTGCGCTGGAAGGGCCCGGAATTCAGTATCGACAAGAAGGAAGCGCTCGAGGAGGAGCTCGAGATCGCGCACCACGGCTTCAAGAGCAAGACGTTCAGCGCGCCGTGA
- a CDS encoding DUF6760 family protein encodes MLRYPADAIWQEIAYLAYHLHWPLDTLLDLEHMDRVRMVRAVVALNERAWQAVREYGQ; translated from the coding sequence ATGCTGCGTTACCCGGCTGATGCCATCTGGCAGGAGATCGCGTACCTCGCCTATCACCTGCACTGGCCGCTGGACACGCTTCTCGATCTCGAGCACATGGACCGGGTCAGGATGGTGCGGGCAGTAGTCGCGCTCAACGAGCGGGCATGGCAGGCGGTGCGTGAATATGGTCAGTAG
- a CDS encoding phage tail protein, whose translation MPNDLISNDPIVARNFYLEIDGQNLVLSGVSGLEIELDVVSVQQNGKDGKQQHIKTLGGVLKAPEIQVTRMAPLNAKSDPLWKWFIQIRDSGMKATARAATRKNGSIVLYDSAYDEVGRFNWFNGWPSKIATDSLSTDSNDPMKETITLVVERIERVK comes from the coding sequence ATGCCCAATGACCTGATCAGCAACGACCCGATCGTCGCCAGGAACTTCTACCTGGAGATCGACGGGCAGAATCTCGTGCTCTCGGGGGTGTCCGGGCTCGAGATCGAGCTCGACGTCGTCTCCGTGCAGCAGAACGGCAAGGACGGCAAGCAGCAGCACATCAAGACCCTGGGTGGCGTGTTGAAGGCGCCGGAGATCCAGGTGACCCGGATGGCACCGCTGAACGCCAAGAGTGACCCGCTGTGGAAGTGGTTCATCCAGATCCGCGACTCGGGCATGAAGGCGACGGCGCGCGCGGCGACCCGCAAGAACGGCTCGATCGTGCTGTACGACAGCGCCTATGACGAGGTGGGTCGCTTCAACTGGTTCAACGGCTGGCCGAGCAAGATCGCGACCGACTCGCTGAGCACCGACTCGAACGACCCGATGAAGGAGACGATCACTCTCGTCGTCGAGCGGATCGAGCGGGTCAAGTAG
- a CDS encoding phage tail sheath family protein codes for MPTYTAPGVYVEEVPSAQKVLSAAPTAVAAFVGFTERAPSDDPNDPQGAAPRLVTSWSQFEALYGGFAPGCVLPLSVYGYFANGGSIAYICRIPNTDPSGLPSRLALPAADRALGEPLQIESVDPDANITIDIATDDSGDDSAEGPASFTLTVLLDGEAVEQYPNLTFGGDRDVKTVVNKASTKVKVDLGLAKGTDLSSQLELIKPGQYALAKAAAKPVNVTGRRFAGSESARSGINGLAIAEDVTMVVVPDLITAATKEDGSVDLNLWKAVQTALISHCEQNGNRMAVLDAPPGMSPQQIKDWRSDVAMYDSAFAALYYPWIKVENPIGSNGNAEVFIPPSGHVAGVWARTDESRGVWKAPANDTIRGVLDIERAVTQNEQSLLNPIGINCIRPFGTRGIRIWGARTLASDSDWRYINVRRLFNMVEATILEGTQWAVFEPNDMALWEGVSRTLTGFLRGLWSAGALFGATPDQAFYVKCDAETNPPESIDAGKLVVEVGISPVKPAEFVVFRISQQKQIAA; via the coding sequence ATGCCCACGTACACCGCGCCGGGTGTCTACGTCGAGGAAGTCCCGTCGGCACAGAAGGTGCTGTCTGCGGCGCCTACGGCGGTCGCCGCCTTCGTCGGTTTCACCGAACGCGCGCCGAGTGACGATCCGAACGACCCACAGGGCGCGGCTCCGCGCCTGGTCACCAGCTGGTCGCAGTTCGAGGCGCTCTACGGCGGCTTCGCTCCCGGCTGCGTGCTGCCGCTGTCGGTCTACGGCTACTTCGCCAACGGCGGCTCGATCGCCTACATCTGCCGGATCCCGAACACCGATCCGTCCGGACTGCCGTCCCGGCTCGCGCTGCCGGCTGCGGACCGCGCGCTGGGCGAGCCGCTGCAGATCGAGAGTGTCGACCCCGACGCGAACATCACGATCGACATCGCGACCGACGACAGCGGCGACGATTCGGCCGAGGGCCCGGCGTCGTTCACGCTGACCGTCCTGCTCGACGGCGAGGCCGTGGAGCAGTACCCGAACCTGACCTTCGGTGGCGACCGCGATGTGAAGACGGTCGTCAACAAGGCCTCGACCAAGGTCAAGGTCGACCTCGGGCTCGCCAAGGGCACCGACCTGTCCAGCCAGCTCGAGCTGATCAAGCCGGGGCAGTACGCGCTGGCCAAGGCCGCGGCGAAGCCGGTCAACGTCACCGGCCGCCGCTTCGCCGGTTCGGAGTCGGCCCGGTCCGGCATCAACGGCCTGGCCATCGCCGAGGACGTCACGATGGTGGTCGTCCCCGACCTGATCACCGCGGCGACCAAGGAGGACGGCAGCGTCGACCTGAACCTCTGGAAGGCCGTCCAGACCGCGCTGATCTCGCACTGCGAGCAGAACGGCAACCGGATGGCCGTGCTCGACGCCCCGCCCGGGATGAGCCCGCAGCAGATCAAGGACTGGCGCTCGGACGTCGCGATGTACGACTCCGCGTTCGCCGCGCTCTACTACCCCTGGATCAAGGTCGAGAACCCGATCGGCTCGAACGGCAACGCCGAGGTCTTCATCCCGCCGTCGGGTCACGTCGCCGGCGTCTGGGCGCGTACCGACGAATCCCGGGGCGTCTGGAAGGCGCCCGCCAACGACACGATCCGCGGCGTCCTGGACATCGAGCGCGCGGTCACCCAGAACGAGCAGTCACTGCTCAACCCGATCGGCATCAACTGCATCCGCCCGTTCGGCACCCGCGGCATCCGCATCTGGGGCGCTCGCACGCTGGCCTCGGACAGCGACTGGCGTTACATCAACGTCCGCCGGCTGTTCAACATGGTCGAGGCGACGATCCTCGAGGGAACGCAGTGGGCCGTGTTCGAGCCCAACGACATGGCGCTCTGGGAGGGCGTGAGCCGGACCCTGACCGGCTTCCTGCGCGGCCTGTGGTCGGCCGGAGCGCTGTTCGGCGCGACACCGGACCAGGCGTTCTACGTCAAGTGCGACGCCGAGACCAACCCGCCGGAGTCGATCGACGCGGGCAAGCTCGTCGTCGAGGTCGGGATCTCGCCGGTCAAGCCGGCCGAGTTCGTGGTCTTCCGGATCAGCCAGCAGAAGCAGATCGCCGCCTAG
- a CDS encoding DUF4280 domain-containing protein, which produces MPQNAVLGAVLQCSFGMAPSTLNPLPTSRVTIEGKPAATITDFAPMVNVPPFGMCSSLANPTVAAATAAAFGVLTPMPCVPVTTPWKPGAPKTTLGGKPALTAGSTCNCAWGGVIQLVMPGAIFTQSS; this is translated from the coding sequence ATGCCGCAAAATGCCGTTCTCGGAGCCGTCCTGCAGTGCAGTTTCGGGATGGCGCCATCGACCCTGAACCCACTGCCGACCTCGCGGGTCACGATCGAGGGCAAGCCGGCGGCGACGATCACCGACTTCGCGCCGATGGTCAACGTGCCTCCGTTCGGCATGTGCTCGAGCCTGGCGAATCCCACGGTCGCGGCGGCGACGGCTGCGGCGTTCGGTGTGCTGACCCCGATGCCGTGCGTGCCGGTGACGACACCGTGGAAGCCCGGTGCGCCGAAGACGACGCTCGGCGGCAAGCCCGCGCTGACCGCCGGGTCGACCTGCAACTGCGCCTGGGGCGGTGTCATCCAGCTGGTCATGCCTGGCGCGATTTTCACCCAGTCGAGCTGA
- a CDS encoding septum formation family protein, which produces MRLPKAPLAAVLLLGCVAGCTSSGSGSHKVSVFAVKPGQCFTAPGTVKVQLSSLAEVDCSKPHTQEAYAVVPYTATGGAASTGTPAARALTSSYPGEDVLTTFAQGACAQRYRGYVGVDYLDSTLFFTYLLPSARSWEQQADRNVLCFVTTTGTMLTKSVKGSKQ; this is translated from the coding sequence ATGCGTCTGCCGAAGGCTCCGCTGGCCGCGGTGCTGCTCCTCGGCTGCGTGGCCGGATGCACCAGCAGTGGCAGCGGCTCGCACAAGGTCTCGGTGTTCGCGGTCAAGCCCGGGCAGTGTTTCACCGCGCCCGGCACCGTCAAGGTTCAGCTCAGTTCGCTGGCCGAGGTCGACTGCTCGAAACCGCATACCCAGGAGGCGTACGCGGTGGTTCCGTACACCGCGACAGGCGGCGCCGCGAGTACCGGCACACCCGCTGCCCGGGCACTGACCTCGTCCTACCCCGGCGAGGACGTGCTGACCACCTTCGCGCAGGGAGCGTGCGCGCAGCGCTATCGCGGTTACGTCGGGGTCGATTACCTCGATTCGACGCTGTTCTTCACGTATCTGCTGCCGTCGGCGCGAAGTTGGGAACAGCAGGCTGACCGAAATGTCCTGTGTTTTGTGACGACGACCGGAACCATGCTCACCAAGTCCGTCAAAGGCAGCAAGCAGTAG
- a CDS encoding eCIS core domain-containing protein, which produces MEREHIQRPSDAVAPAPVEDAAPAGPESASSLTAPVPGVATRVAAPAPSGPGSSGADPLGGTRPSNDVVDALRRRSGSGAPLPPALAERFGQQFGTDLSGVRLHADSEAHELAQSVGAAAFTYGSDVYLSEGKSVSADGDHLIAHELAHVVQQASGTVSAPGSDGPVIGRADDPAEAEADRMADAALGALRRQAPVAGGADVDAADGAVRRLTVAQLRERHEEFIRAAGGAAGPQDESGADTGGEAKEDGAESGGSEHESETGSDADHGTDADSGNDLKDDIEDDGGNDSGNENDVTNENDVTNENGNDTDVKDDNDTDVKDDNDTDVKDDNDTDVKDDNDTDVKDDNDTDVKDDNDTDTDVTNDTDTDVTNDTDTDVTNDTDTDTAENAGLPNPEKLRERIQLHKQASAILARGLGADVSSGDRERIVRAALDVLATDPWFEAFRFLQFDELVPFVRDRREAIERALAAVLKKSKAKAKGKGQESESDDTEGSEDASGEDSVVHLESGLLHRDDDAPVTGIVDTAASSAPDQGAGWESFAVGTDFTIRMSSHDEDETEESEDAGLLAESEALFSGEIMVRAGRIERMVNTGDRSKPSEEQMADFLRQLEDAGMSLEFDLEGFAGVADQTGAQILMEHEADEAEASQDAKA; this is translated from the coding sequence ATGGAGCGTGAGCACATCCAGCGACCGTCCGACGCGGTTGCGCCCGCCCCCGTGGAGGACGCCGCGCCCGCCGGTCCCGAGTCGGCCAGCTCGCTGACCGCTCCCGTTCCCGGCGTGGCCACCAGGGTGGCTGCGCCTGCACCGAGCGGACCAGGGTCGTCCGGCGCCGATCCGCTCGGTGGCACCCGGCCGTCCAATGACGTTGTCGACGCGTTGCGCCGGCGCAGTGGCAGCGGCGCGCCGCTTCCTCCGGCGCTGGCCGAGCGCTTCGGGCAGCAGTTCGGCACCGACCTCAGCGGGGTGCGGCTGCACGCGGACTCCGAGGCGCACGAGCTCGCCCAGTCGGTCGGGGCGGCCGCATTCACCTACGGCAGCGATGTCTACCTGTCCGAGGGGAAGTCCGTCAGTGCCGACGGCGACCACCTGATCGCGCACGAGCTGGCGCACGTGGTGCAGCAGGCGAGCGGAACCGTCTCCGCGCCCGGGTCGGACGGGCCGGTGATCGGCCGCGCCGACGATCCCGCGGAAGCGGAGGCGGATCGGATGGCGGACGCCGCGCTCGGCGCGCTGCGCCGGCAGGCTCCCGTGGCCGGCGGCGCTGACGTAGACGCCGCGGACGGCGCGGTTCGCCGATTGACCGTCGCGCAGTTGCGCGAACGGCACGAGGAGTTCATCCGCGCGGCCGGCGGCGCGGCCGGACCACAGGACGAGTCCGGTGCCGACACCGGCGGCGAGGCAAAGGAAGACGGCGCGGAGTCGGGTGGCTCCGAGCACGAGAGCGAGACCGGTTCGGACGCCGATCACGGCACCGACGCCGACAGCGGCAACGACCTCAAGGATGACATCGAGGACGACGGCGGCAACGACAGCGGCAACGAGAACGACGTCACGAACGAGAACGACGTCACGAACGAGAACGGCAACGACACCGACGTCAAGGACGACAACGACACCGACGTCAAGGACGACAACGACACCGACGTCAAGGACGACAACGACACCGACGTCAAGGACGACAACGACACCGACGTCAAGGACGACAACGACACCGACGTCAAGGACGACAACGACACCGACACCGACGTCACGAACGACACCGACACCGACGTCACGAACGACACCGACACCGACGTCACGAACGACACCGACACCGACACCGCGGAGAACGCCGGCCTGCCCAATCCCGAGAAGCTGCGGGAGCGGATCCAGTTGCACAAGCAGGCCAGCGCGATCCTGGCTCGTGGCCTCGGTGCGGATGTGTCGTCCGGCGACAGGGAGCGCATCGTCCGCGCCGCGCTCGACGTTCTCGCGACCGATCCGTGGTTCGAGGCGTTTCGCTTCCTGCAGTTCGACGAGCTCGTCCCGTTCGTCCGCGACCGCCGCGAGGCGATCGAAAGGGCGCTGGCAGCCGTTCTGAAGAAGTCGAAAGCGAAGGCGAAGGGCAAGGGACAGGAATCGGAGTCCGACGACACTGAGGGCAGCGAGGACGCGAGCGGCGAGGACAGTGTGGTGCACCTGGAGAGCGGCCTGCTACACCGCGACGACGACGCGCCGGTCACCGGAATCGTCGACACCGCCGCCAGCTCGGCACCGGATCAGGGCGCGGGCTGGGAGAGCTTTGCCGTGGGCACCGACTTCACCATTCGGATGAGCTCGCATGACGAAGACGAGACCGAGGAGTCCGAGGATGCCGGGCTGCTCGCCGAGTCCGAGGCACTGTTCTCGGGCGAGATCATGGTCCGGGCGGGCCGGATCGAGCGGATGGTCAACACCGGTGATCGCTCCAAGCCGTCCGAGGAGCAGATGGCCGACTTCTTGCGGCAGCTCGAGGACGCAGGCATGAGCCTGGAGTTCGACCTGGAAGGCTTCGCCGGCGTGGCCGACCAGACCGGCGCGCAGATCCTCATGGAGCACGAGGCCGACGAGGCCGAGGCGAGCCAAGACGCGAAGGCCTAG